The genomic window ACTACTCCCCGGGCTGCAGCACCCCGTCCACCAGTCGGGCGCGGTCATCGAGCAGCACCGCCACCTCCCGTTCCTTGGCCGTGGCGCCGCCACCGCCGAGGTTGCGCTCGGCGGGACGCTCGTAGAGCGACTCCTGGCCCAGGATCGCACGCGAGACACGGCGCAGACCGGCCTTCTCCCGCTGCTCGGCAGAGGACTGCCAGTCGCGGGCCGCTTGCTCGCCGTGCTCGGCGCGCACCGCCGCCAGGAAGGCGCCCGGATGCACGATCGCCACCAGCGCGGAGACGTGCCCGAACCCGAGCGAGGTGAGCACGCCGGCCTTCGGCGGCGCCGAGCGCAGATCCAACGGCTTACGCAGCCACACCATCTCGCCGTGCTCACGCAGCGCCGGATCAACGCAGTCCAGCGAACGGTTCGCCGGCACCAGACCGGAGCGCAGCACCTGGGTCAGGCCGATCACCTGGAAGGCCGCGGCGCCGCCCTTGGGGTGGCCGGTGAGCGACTTCTGCGAGATGACGTAGAGCGGCGTGGCCTCGTCGCGCCCCGTGGCCCGGGCAATGCGGTGGTGCAGGTCCGACTCGTTCGGGTCGTTGGCGTTGGTCGAGGTGTCGTGCTTGGACACGATCGACACATCGTCCGGCGTGACGTCCAGTGCCGCCAGCGCCTGCGCCAGGCGCGAATCCATGCCGCCGCGGGCGGCGGACAGCGCGCCCAGTCCCGGCGCCGGGATGGAGGTGTGCGCGCCGTCGGCGAAGGACTCGGCGAAACCGACCACGCCCAACACCGGCAGCCCCAACTCATAGGCCAGCGAACCGCGCAGCAGCAACAGCGTGCCACCACCCTCGGCCTCGACGAAACCGCCGCGGCGGCGGTCGTTCGCCCGCGAGAAGTAGCGGTGCTCGATGCCCTTGGCCTCCATCTCGGCGGAGTCGGCGGTGGCGTTCATGTTGCCGAAGCCCTCGATCCCCTCGACGGACAGGTCGTCGATGCCGCCGGCCACCACGGCGTCGGCCTTGCCCAGCCGGATCTTGTCCACGCCCTCCTCCACGGAGACCGCGGCGGTGGCGCACGCCGCGACCGGGTGGATCATCTGGCCGTAACCGCCCACATAGGACTGCATGACGTGCGCGGCCACGACGTTCGGCAGCGCCTCCTGCAGGATGTCGTTGGCGCGCGGCTCGTTGAGCAGCCGGTCGACGTACATGCCACGGATCGAACCGGTGCCGCCCATGCCCGTGCCCATGGTGGAGGACACGCGCGCCGGGTGCACGGCCGAGAGCAGCTCCGCAGGCGTGAAGCCGGCTGACAGGAACGCCTCGACGGTGCAGACGAGGTTCCACACCGCGACCCGGTCGATGCTCTCGAGCATGTCGGCCGGGATGCCGTAGACGGAGGGGTCGAAGCCTGTGGGCATCTGACCGCCGACGAAGCGCGACATGGCCATGCGGCGCGGCACCGACACCGGGGCGCCGGCGGTGCGGGTGACGGTCCATTCGCCGTCGTCTGCGACGACCGCGGTGGTGTGCTCGGGGTCCGAGTCGACGAAGCTGCGGGCGGTGGTGGCGTCGGAGACCTGGAAGGTCAGGTCGTGCTCGAGGTAGACGGTGGTCAGCTCGGGCGCGAGGTTGTCGACGAGGCCGACCTCGTCGCCGTAGCGGCGGATGCCGACGTTGGCCAGCACTTCGTCGTGGTAGCGGTCGTAGATGTCTTCTTCGGCGATGTCGGCGCCGTCGGCGTCGAGGAAGGTGCCGTCCTCCGCCGCGGAGATCAGGCCCATGTTCCAGGCCAGTTCGGTGACGCCGGCGGCGGTGAGGTCGCCGGTGAGTTCGGCGTCGAAACGCGTGCGGGAGGCGCCGTAGGGGCCGAGTTCCCCGCCGCCGACGATGACGACCATGTCCTCGAGTTTCTGCCCGATCTTGCCGAAGTCAGCGTCGGTCCAGTCGATGCGGCGATACGGGGTCGGCAGGGCCGGCAGCGTACGCTCGGTGTCTTCGGATTCCTCAGCAGTCGTCTGCGGACGGTCGGCGGCCAGCTCGGCGAGGTTGATGTCGGCCTCGCCGAGACCACCGGTGAAGTCCGCGGTGACCGGCGAGGACGCGGCGTCGGAACGCACGTCCGCGCTGGCCTGGCTGATCAGACGTTCGGCGATCTCCTCGGTGGAGTACGTGGTCACGCCCTTGGCTTCGACGGCCTCGACGAGCGGGTCGTTGCCGCCCATCAGTCCGGTGCCGCGCACCCAGCCGATCAGGGCGTGCACCAGGCTGGTGCGCGCGCCCCAGACGGGTTCGGCGTGCCAACGGGTGACCACCGCGTCGAGGGCGGCTTTGGCTTCGCCGTAGGCGCCGTCGCCGCCGAAGCGGCCGCGGTTCGGCGAGCCCGGCAACACCACGTGCAGGCGGTGGCCGAGGTGGGTGTCGGCGCCGAGGGCGGACAGGCCGGCGATGAGGCGCTCGACGGACCACAGCAGCAGGCGCATCTGGGTTTCGGCGGCGCCGCCGGCGTCGGCCAGCGAGCCGGCCACACGCGGGGCCGCAAACGGGAACAGCAGGCTCGGCACCATGGCGGGTTTGACCACCTTGGCCTCCGCGCCGACGGTGACCGTCTGTTCCTCGCCGATCCAGCCGATGAGCGCGTCGAGGTCAGAATAGGCGCTGAGGTTGGCCGGGACGACCCACAGGGCGGCGTGGCCGCGAGCGTGGGTGCGGTAGAGCTCCTTGTAGAACTCCAGGCGCTGATGCCCCAGGTTGGAGGTGGTGACCACCACGGTCGCGCCCCCGGCGAGCAGGCTGCCGGTGACGGCCGCCGCGATCGAGTTCGGGGAGGCGCCGGTGACCACGGCGATGTCCTCGGCGAAGTTCAGGGCCGCGGTGTCGCGGGCCTGGGCGGCCAGCTCGGGCAGCTCGAAGTACTCGGCCTGGCGGGCGACTTCCTCGCCGGCGCCGGTGACGTCGAGTGCGGCGGGATCGATCTGGCCGAGGCCTGCGCGGGTGACGTCTTCGCGGGCGGAGGCCCAGCGGTCGTCGAGCAGCACGGCCTCCTCAGCGTTAAAGCGCGGGGCGACCTGGCGCGGCCAGTCGGAGCCCAGCTCGCGGGAGACCAGGTCGAAGAGCTCGGCGTTCTCGTCGGCCGCGTCGAAGGAGGCGGATTCGGGCTGATCCAGGCCGAGCGCTTTGAGCAGGTCGCGTGCGGTGGTGGCCAGGACGCCGTCGGCGCCGGTGACCTGCTCGGCGAACTCGCCCAAGGCCGCGGAGTCGACCACGCCCCCGGCGGCGCCGCCGGCAGCCGGCGGGGCGACCTGCATCCCGTGGACGGTGGCGACCGACTGCACGGCGGCGTCGATGAGCGTGTCCAGCTCGGCGGCGCTGGCTGGGGCGGCCGGCTGCAGGGTCGCCAGGTCCCCGCCGCGCAGGGAGGCGCCGTCGCGGGTGCCCATGACCAGGGCGGCGATAGTGTGGTCGACCCAACCCTGGCCCAGCTGCCAGTGCCCGGTGACGCGCTCGGCGATGTGGCCGGGTTTCTTGCCGGTCGGGCCGGTGACCCGGCGCAGGGAGTCGGCGACGGATTCGGTGAGCACCGGGCCGAAGGCGCCGTAGCCACGGGCCATGGTGACGATGGTGGCCGACAGCTCCGAGAAAGGGGCGTCGGCGGCGCCGTCGATGGAGCCGGTGCCGAACTCGTTGCCCAAATCCAGCAGAACCTGGTTGCGGCGGGAGGAGACGCCTTCGACCAGCGATTCGATGGTGTCTGCGGCGCCGATCTGGTCCGGGCGGACCTTGGTCCACACGGCGACGAGCAGCTCCAAGGCGTCGGCCGCGCCGTAGTCGAGGTCGGCGGGACGCTCGCCGGCTGGGGCGGAGGCCACCGCCGCCGGGGTCGGCGCGGGGTCGGCCGCCTGGGCGGTGACCTCGGCGGGGACGTCGACGTCGCCTGCCTCGTCTGCGGCGTCCTCGGCGACGTCAGCGCTCGGCTTGCCCACGGCGTCTTCGGCGAAGACGACCGAGCGGTCGCGTTCGACGTTGAGCACCTCAAGCTCGGAACCGGCGTACTGCGGCAGGTTCATGGTCTGGCCGAGCATGTTGCTCAGCGTCGGCGACGCGCCGACGCCGACCTCGACGAAACGGTTCACGTCCAGGCCCGTCAGCAGGAGGTCCTGGGTCTCGATCCAGCGGACCGGGGAGGCGAACTGCCAGGCCAGCAGCTCGATGAGCAGGGTACGTGCCAACGCGGTCTCATCCTTGGCCGCGGCCGCGAAGTCGTCGAGAAGCGCCGTGATGTACGGCGAGTCGACGACCCCGGCGATGGAGCGCACGAAGTCCTCGGTCAGCTCGAAGGGGCGCGCCACCAGGTTCGGGATGTAGCGGTCGACGAGTACCTCGGCGTCGACCTCGTCCGGGATGAGCTCGTCGAGGTGGGCGCGGAAGTCGTCGACGCCGCCGAGCAGCTTCGAGGAGTGGAAGGGCACGTCGATGCCCGGGATCATCACCAGCGCCTTGTTGCCCGGACCGCGGGTTTCCGCGTCCGCGGCCAGGGCCTGCAGCCCGGACAGGGTGCCGGCGACCGCGTACTGGCGGCCGTCGATGTTGTAGTTGACGATCTCGAGGAACTCGCCGGTGCGGTGCGCCATGTCGGCCACGTAGTCCTGCACGTCCGTGCCGGACAGGCCCATCTTGTAGGGGCGCAGGGCGGCCAGGGCGTACTCGGACACGCCCGCGGCGTTGCGCGGGACGAGGTGGTGCATGGTCAGGCCGCGACGGTAGACGATCTCCACCACGCCCTCCAGCGAGAGCACCTGGGCGTAGGCGGCCAGGGCGTTGTATTCGCCGACGGAGTGACCGGCGAAGTAGGCGCGGTCGTTGAGCACGCCGGCTTCCTGCATCTCGGCGATCTGCGCGCAGCCCAGGGTGGCCATGGCGACCTGGGTGAACTGCGTCAGGTAGAGAACGCCGTCGGGGTGCTGGTAGCGGCAGCCGCCGACGACGACCTCGGCGGGGTTGTTCTGGACGATCTCCAGGATGGAGAAGCCCAGCTTGGCACGGGTGTGACGGTCAGCGCGGTCCCACACCTGCTTGGCGGCCGGGCTGGCGGCGCGCTGGGTCATGCCCATGCCCTGGGACTGGATGCCCTGGCCGGGGAATCCGTAGAAGACGTCGGCCTCGGCCATGACGGCGGTGGCGGTCAGCACGGTCTCGCCGTCGACCGTGGCGGTGACGGAGCGGACTTCGCCGCGGCCCGGACGGGCGTCCACCCCGGTGCGTTCGACGACGTAGTCGACCTGCGCGCCCGGCAGCACCGGGGCGAGCATGGTGGCGGTGTACTCCACGACCCGGCCGGCGCCGTCGGAGGCGGCGACGATTTCGCCGAGGGCGGAGGTCCACATGCCGTGGACGATGACGCCGTCGCTCAACCCGGCCATACGCGCCGCGGCGTCGGCGACGTGGATCGGGTTGCGGTCGCCGGTGACGATGGCGAAGGGACGCATGCTCGCCGGCGCGGTGACGCTGGCCTGGGCGCGGAAGGAACGCGCGGTGTCGACGGTCGCGTCCGCGGCGGTCGGCGCCGGCGCCGGGGCGTCGCCGCGGCGGCCCTGGATGGCGAAGCGCTCGGTGAGGGTGGCCAGACCGGCGATCTCGGCGGTGATCTCCACGACGCGGCCGACGATGGTGTCGGTGACGGCGTCGACGCGGGCGGTGACCTCCAGGTCGGCGTCGGTCGGCAGCGGGGCGTGCAGCTCGATGCGGTGCTCGAGGTGGACCAGGTTGAGCATGCCTTCGACGACCTTGGCGCCGTCCGTGCCGGGGATCTCGGCGTCGGCGATGGCGGCGAAGATGGCGGGCCAGGCCTTGCCCACCAGCACGTCCGGCGCGGTTCCCGCGGCGGCGACGTCGGCCGGCAGGTAACCGGCGGTGACGGTGTCGTAGTCGGCGAGGTCGGCGGCGTTCACAGTGACGGAGTGCGTCGCCACGCCGTCGACGACCTGCGGCAGCTCTCCCCCGGCGGCCAGTCGAGTCAGCTCCGTGGTGGCGGCCTCGGCGTCGGCGCGCGCGATGATCGGGACGGCGCCGGCGGGGGCGTCGGCGGCGAGCGACAGTCGGATCTGCAGGTCGTGGGCCTGATTGCCCGGCAGTGAGCCGGTCAGCGGGACGGTGAGCACGACGTGGGCGTCGTCTTCTTGGGTCAGGGTCGCGCCGGTCGGCAGCTGTGCGGAACGGCCGTCGGCGGCGAGCTCCCACTCGGTGCCCAGAGCAGTGACCGGGGAGTTCTGCTGGCGTCCGGCCCACTCGACGGCCGGGGCGGCGAGAATCCGCTCGACCAGGCCCGGCGCGGGGATTTCCTCGGCGCCGGCCTCGGTGGCGGCGGTGACGGCGGCCGCGTTGAAGCGTTCCATCAGCTCGGCGATGGGTTCGTTGGCGCGCTCGATGCCCTCGACGGCCTCCGGGCCCGGGATGATGCACACGGCGTCGGCGTTGGCGCCGTAGCGTTCGTCGTGGGCCTGCCAGAAGGTGTCGGCGCGGAACCAGCGGCGCACTTCGGCGTCGATGACGGGGACGAAGGGCACGGGCTTGCCCTTGCTGCGGCAGTGGCGCAGGAACCAGGCGGCGTCGGCGGGTTCGAGGACGTCGTCGAGGCCGGGGTAAATTTCGCCGAGCGTGTCGACGGCCAGCTGCGGGTCGTCGTCGATTCCCAGCTCGACGACCGGGGTGAAGGCGCCGTGGTCGATCTCGGTGAGGCGGGCCTCGGCGCGCTCGAGCATGCCGACGAAGCGGGAGTGCCAGGTGACGTCGAGCCAGCCGCGGTGGTCCGGGCCGGCGAGTTCGAGGTAGCGCTCGAGCCAGGCGCGGTAGGTCATGGTCTCGAGGTCGCCGTAGTAGGGCTTACAGGTCTTGTTCAGTGCGTCGACGATCTCGTCGCGGCGGGCGGCCACGGCGGCGGCGACGCCGGCGACCTCGTCGACGAGGCGCCCGGCGCGGGCAAACGAGTTGTCGATCTCGTGCAGGTCCGCGCCCAGCGAGCTCAGCCCGGAGGCGATGTCGGCTTCGGCGGTGCTGGCGCCGATCCACTGGTCGGTGCCCTTGGCGTCGGCGAGCGCCTGCTTGACGGACTCGGTGGCGGTGGCCTCCTTCGCCGCCATGGCGGTGGTGCCGATCATGATCGCGTCGACCGGCATGGCCGGCAGCCCGTATTTCTCGGCCCAGGAACCGGTGAGGTATTCGGCGGCGCGTTCCGGGGTGCCGACGCCGCCGCCGACGGCCAACACGGCGTTGTCGCGGGCGCGGATCTCGTCGTAGGTGGCGATCAGCTGCTCGTCGAGGGACTCCCAGGAGTGGTGGCCGCCGGCCTTGCCGCCCTCGACCTGCAGGATGACGGGCGTGTCGACGGCGTCGGCGATGCGCAGCACGCGGCGGATCTGGGCGATCGCGCCGGGCTTGAAGGAGATGTGGGGGAAGCCGCCGGCGCGCAGGTCGGCGATGAGCTGGGTGGCTTCCTCCGGGTCGGGGGCGCCGGCGGAGACGGTGACGCCGTCGAAGGGCGCGCCGTTGGCACGCGCCTTGGGCACCCACTTGCCCTGGGAGATGTGCTTGCCCCAGGCACTGGGGTCCAGGAACATCGTGTTGAACTGCACGGCCACGCCGGGCTCCAGCAGCTCGTTGAGTCGGGCGAGGTTGTCGTTGAAGATGGCTTCGGTGACCTGCCCGCCGCCGGCGAGCTCGGACCAGTGGCCGGCGTTGGCGGCCGCGGCGACGATCTCCGGGTCGACGGTGGTCGGGGTCATGCCGGCCAATAACATCGGGCTGCGGCCGGTGACCCGGGTGAACTTGGTCACCAGCCGCTTGTCGCCGTCGTGCGTGACGACGCGCGGCGCATACTCCGCGTACGGGGTCGGGCGGGCGGGGGCCAGGCCGGCGTCGAAAAGCTGCGCCTGCCCGTCGGTGGAGGCCACCGCCAGGACGCCGACGCCGCGGCCGCGCACGGCGCGCTCGGTCAAGGAGACCACGCCGTCCGCCGGGCCCAGATCCAGGATCCACTGCGCGCCGGCGTCCGCCAGGCGCGTGACGTCGGCGGGCCAGTCGACGAAGGCGGTGAGCACGGCTTGGGACGCGTCCTTCGCCAGGGCGGTATCGAGGCCGCATTCCCTGGCCCAGGCCACGACTTGCTCCACGGCGGGGGCGAGCGCCGGGTGGTGGAAACCGATCTGCACGTCGAGCGGGTTGATGCGCAGGTTCGGGGCGGAACCGCCGCGGCGCTTGGCCTCGATGGCCTTCGCCGTCTTCGCGGCGGCCGCTTCCAGCGCGGCGACGACCCGCTCGTTGTGGGCCGGGGCGCCGACCAGCACGACGTGCTCGCGGCCGTTGACGAGGCCGACCACGCATTCGTCGGTGAGGCTAGCTGCGGCGATGGCGTCCTCGACCTGCTCGCGGGTCGCTCCCGCGATGGAGATCATCGGGGAGGACTCTCCCGCCCGCACCAGCCCGGCGGCACGTGCGGCGCGTGCTCCGGCGGCGCCGATGAGCTGAGCGACGGCCAGCAGCTGGGCGGCGGTGGCGCGGCCCTCGGCGAGGTAGGCGGCCAGCGCGCCCTGGGAGTGCCCGGCGACGGCGACGGCGCCGCGGAGGGACAACCCCTGACGGCGCAGCGACTCGGCCGTCGCGGCCTGGGCGACGAGGATGCCGGGCACCGACACCGCGGCGGCCTGCGTGTCCACCCCGGACGGGGCCTCGGTGGCCCACCCCACCGGATCAAAGCCGTGCGGACGGGCGGCGGCCAGCGCATCGGCCACCGGCTCCAGGAGCGCGTCCGCCTCCGCCAGGTCCGCCGAGACAGTGGAACCGACCCCGGCCGCCAGCGCGGTGGCCAGGCTCGCCCGCCAATCGTAGCCTTGACCGGCGAAAGTCAGGGCGAAAGATTCGTTCTCAAGGCGGTTGATCAGACGATCGGTCACGGGCGAAGCTCTCCTGTTACTCAGGCGGCCGGCTGGGTGATCCGGCACCAGTGGGGTTGTCGTGAGACGCCGCGGGCGGCGCCTCCACGGGCATGCGCGAGGACGCATTGGTGCCGCACCCTCACGAATCCCTGATATTAGTTAGTCGATAGAAACAATACGACTGTTACAAGCCCAAACAAAAGTACCCCATCACGGGCCTGGGCGGGCCCAAAGAATTCAGCCGCGCCACCGACGCCCCACCCCTTCGACGCCCCACGCGCTACGCGCGCATAGTGACAGCGCCGCGGAACTCTAAAAAGTGCGCCCGGAGGGACTTGAACCCTCACGCCCTCAGGCACTGGAACCTAAATCCAGCGCGTCTGCCAATTCCGCCACGGGCGCAACGACCCCCGGAATCACGCCCAGGGGACCTTTCGCATCATACCCTCGAGGCTGGGCGGGAATGGAAACCGCGAGAAAGTCCACCTTTTGAACGACCTTGGATATGATGA from Corynebacterium maris DSM 45190 includes these protein-coding regions:
- a CDS encoding type I polyketide synthase, with protein sequence MRPRACPWRRRPRRLTTTPLVPDHPAGRLSNRRASPVTDRLINRLENESFALTFAGQGYDWRASLATALAAGVGSTVSADLAEADALLEPVADALAAARPHGFDPVGWATEAPSGVDTQAAAVSVPGILVAQAATAESLRRQGLSLRGAVAVAGHSQGALAAYLAEGRATAAQLLAVAQLIGAAGARAARAAGLVRAGESSPMISIAGATREQVEDAIAAASLTDECVVGLVNGREHVVLVGAPAHNERVVAALEAAAAKTAKAIEAKRRGGSAPNLRINPLDVQIGFHHPALAPAVEQVVAWARECGLDTALAKDASQAVLTAFVDWPADVTRLADAGAQWILDLGPADGVVSLTERAVRGRGVGVLAVASTDGQAQLFDAGLAPARPTPYAEYAPRVVTHDGDKRLVTKFTRVTGRSPMLLAGMTPTTVDPEIVAAAANAGHWSELAGGGQVTEAIFNDNLARLNELLEPGVAVQFNTMFLDPSAWGKHISQGKWVPKARANGAPFDGVTVSAGAPDPEEATQLIADLRAGGFPHISFKPGAIAQIRRVLRIADAVDTPVILQVEGGKAGGHHSWESLDEQLIATYDEIRARDNAVLAVGGGVGTPERAAEYLTGSWAEKYGLPAMPVDAIMIGTTAMAAKEATATESVKQALADAKGTDQWIGASTAEADIASGLSSLGADLHEIDNSFARAGRLVDEVAGVAAAVAARRDEIVDALNKTCKPYYGDLETMTYRAWLERYLELAGPDHRGWLDVTWHSRFVGMLERAEARLTEIDHGAFTPVVELGIDDDPQLAVDTLGEIYPGLDDVLEPADAAWFLRHCRSKGKPVPFVPVIDAEVRRWFRADTFWQAHDERYGANADAVCIIPGPEAVEGIERANEPIAELMERFNAAAVTAATEAGAEEIPAPGLVERILAAPAVEWAGRQQNSPVTALGTEWELAADGRSAQLPTGATLTQEDDAHVVLTVPLTGSLPGNQAHDLQIRLSLAADAPAGAVPIIARADAEAATTELTRLAAGGELPQVVDGVATHSVTVNAADLADYDTVTAGYLPADVAAAGTAPDVLVGKAWPAIFAAIADAEIPGTDGAKVVEGMLNLVHLEHRIELHAPLPTDADLEVTARVDAVTDTIVGRVVEITAEIAGLATLTERFAIQGRRGDAPAPAPTAADATVDTARSFRAQASVTAPASMRPFAIVTGDRNPIHVADAAARMAGLSDGVIVHGMWTSALGEIVAASDGAGRVVEYTATMLAPVLPGAQVDYVVERTGVDARPGRGEVRSVTATVDGETVLTATAVMAEADVFYGFPGQGIQSQGMGMTQRAASPAAKQVWDRADRHTRAKLGFSILEIVQNNPAEVVVGGCRYQHPDGVLYLTQFTQVAMATLGCAQIAEMQEAGVLNDRAYFAGHSVGEYNALAAYAQVLSLEGVVEIVYRRGLTMHHLVPRNAAGVSEYALAALRPYKMGLSGTDVQDYVADMAHRTGEFLEIVNYNIDGRQYAVAGTLSGLQALAADAETRGPGNKALVMIPGIDVPFHSSKLLGGVDDFRAHLDELIPDEVDAEVLVDRYIPNLVARPFELTEDFVRSIAGVVDSPYITALLDDFAAAAKDETALARTLLIELLAWQFASPVRWIETQDLLLTGLDVNRFVEVGVGASPTLSNMLGQTMNLPQYAGSELEVLNVERDRSVVFAEDAVGKPSADVAEDAADEAGDVDVPAEVTAQAADPAPTPAAVASAPAGERPADLDYGAADALELLVAVWTKVRPDQIGAADTIESLVEGVSSRRNQVLLDLGNEFGTGSIDGAADAPFSELSATIVTMARGYGAFGPVLTESVADSLRRVTGPTGKKPGHIAERVTGHWQLGQGWVDHTIAALVMGTRDGASLRGGDLATLQPAAPASAAELDTLIDAAVQSVATVHGMQVAPPAAGGAAGGVVDSAALGEFAEQVTGADGVLATTARDLLKALGLDQPESASFDAADENAELFDLVSRELGSDWPRQVAPRFNAEEAVLLDDRWASAREDVTRAGLGQIDPAALDVTGAGEEVARQAEYFELPELAAQARDTAALNFAEDIAVVTGASPNSIAAAVTGSLLAGGATVVVTTSNLGHQRLEFYKELYRTHARGHAALWVVPANLSAYSDLDALIGWIGEEQTVTVGAEAKVVKPAMVPSLLFPFAAPRVAGSLADAGGAAETQMRLLLWSVERLIAGLSALGADTHLGHRLHVVLPGSPNRGRFGGDGAYGEAKAALDAVVTRWHAEPVWGARTSLVHALIGWVRGTGLMGGNDPLVEAVEAKGVTTYSTEEIAERLISQASADVRSDAASSPVTADFTGGLGEADINLAELAADRPQTTAEESEDTERTLPALPTPYRRIDWTDADFGKIGQKLEDMVVIVGGGELGPYGASRTRFDAELTGDLTAAGVTELAWNMGLISAAEDGTFLDADGADIAEEDIYDRYHDEVLANVGIRRYGDEVGLVDNLAPELTTVYLEHDLTFQVSDATTARSFVDSDPEHTTAVVADDGEWTVTRTAGAPVSVPRRMAMSRFVGGQMPTGFDPSVYGIPADMLESIDRVAVWNLVCTVEAFLSAGFTPAELLSAVHPARVSSTMGTGMGGTGSIRGMYVDRLLNEPRANDILQEALPNVVAAHVMQSYVGGYGQMIHPVAACATAAVSVEEGVDKIRLGKADAVVAGGIDDLSVEGIEGFGNMNATADSAEMEAKGIEHRYFSRANDRRRGGFVEAEGGGTLLLLRGSLAYELGLPVLGVVGFAESFADGAHTSIPAPGLGALSAARGGMDSRLAQALAALDVTPDDVSIVSKHDTSTNANDPNESDLHHRIARATGRDEATPLYVISQKSLTGHPKGGAAAFQVIGLTQVLRSGLVPANRSLDCVDPALREHGEMVWLRKPLDLRSAPPKAGVLTSLGFGHVSALVAIVHPGAFLAAVRAEHGEQAARDWQSSAEQREKAGLRRVSRAILGQESLYERPAERNLGGGGATAKEREVAVLLDDRARLVDGVLQPGE